The Brasilonema sennae CENA114 genome includes a region encoding these proteins:
- a CDS encoding DUF502 domain-containing protein, whose protein sequence is MSTNKRSSTCLKKENRGLAINRWKQDLKNDLIAGLLVVIPLATTIWLTITVATWVVNFLTQIPKQLNPFGGMHPILVNLLNLLVGLMVPLLSILLIGLMARNIAGQWLLNVGERLLQAIPFAGQVYKALKQLLETLLKDSNGKFRRVVLVEYPRRGMWAIAFVTGMISSEIQTQMSCPVLSVFIPTTPNPATGWYAVVPEEEVVNLSLSIEDAFKIIVSGGIVAPNTSPTTLAIPKERKLEMPPKEAKRQILPLEET, encoded by the coding sequence ATGAGTACCAATAAAAGAAGTTCCACTTGCCTAAAAAAGGAGAATAGGGGCTTGGCAATCAATCGCTGGAAACAGGATCTCAAAAATGACCTCATTGCTGGGTTGTTGGTTGTGATTCCCCTGGCAACTACCATTTGGCTTACAATAACTGTTGCAACTTGGGTCGTCAACTTTCTCACCCAGATTCCCAAACAACTGAATCCGTTTGGTGGAATGCATCCCATTTTGGTCAATCTACTGAATCTCTTGGTGGGACTGATGGTGCCACTGCTGAGTATACTGCTGATTGGCTTGATGGCTCGGAATATTGCGGGGCAGTGGTTGCTAAATGTGGGTGAGCGGCTATTACAGGCAATTCCCTTTGCAGGACAGGTTTACAAAGCTCTCAAGCAACTTTTAGAAACACTCTTAAAAGACAGCAATGGCAAATTTCGCCGTGTTGTTTTAGTAGAATACCCTCGACGGGGAATGTGGGCGATCGCCTTCGTAACAGGTATGATCAGCAGCGAAATCCAAACTCAGATGTCTTGCCCAGTATTGAGCGTTTTCATCCCAACAACTCCCAATCCCGCCACTGGATGGTATGCAGTTGTTCCAGAAGAGGAAGTCGTCAACCTGTCATTATCAATTGAAGATGCATTTAAAATCATAGTCTCCGGTGGCATTGTTGCTCCCAATACCTCCCCGACGACCTTGGCTATCCCCAAAGAACGCAAACTAGAAATGCCACCCAAAGAAGCAAAGCGGCAGATTCTTCCTCTCGAAGAAACTTAA
- a CDS encoding HU family DNA-binding protein, producing the protein MNKGELVDAVAEKASVTKKQVDAVLTAALETIIEAVSSGDKVTLVGFGSFESRERKAREGRNPKTNEKMEIPATKVPAFSAGKLFREKVAPPKS; encoded by the coding sequence ATGAATAAAGGTGAATTGGTTGATGCCGTAGCTGAAAAGGCAAGTGTTACCAAAAAGCAAGTTGATGCCGTTTTAACTGCAGCTTTGGAAACGATTATCGAAGCTGTTTCCTCTGGCGATAAAGTTACGTTGGTAGGATTCGGCTCATTTGAATCACGGGAACGTAAAGCCCGTGAAGGTCGTAACCCCAAAACCAATGAAAAGATGGAAATTCCAGCGACAAAGGTTCCTGCCTTCTCTGCTGGAAAACTCTTTAGAGAAAAGGTTGCACCCCCAAAATCTTAG
- the cobD gene encoding threonine-phosphate decarboxylase CobD, with protein sequence MRQPAHGGNLAWAAALAGCPPSAILDFSASISPLGPPKSAIAAIESQLDHLRHYPDPDYGELRLALSHFHQLPPEWILPGNGSAELLSLAGRDLAQLAATALITPAFGDYYRALAAYHAKVLEFSLLVFRTLSLIFDKVENTKDKGLLLNNPHNPTGVLFSREAILPYLEKFALVVVDEAFMDFLPPGQEQSLIEVVQEYPNLVILRSLTKFYSLPGLRLGYAIAHPERLRRWQSWRDPWPVNTLAAAAAVAVVQDKEFQEQTWAWLPPARNQLFAGLASMPGLQPLESAANFLLVESQQSSSQLQQNLLQHHQIFIRDCLSFPELGDRYFRVAVRSWSDNQRLLEALSLVINH encoded by the coding sequence ATGCGGCAACCAGCACACGGGGGAAATCTAGCCTGGGCAGCAGCACTAGCTGGCTGTCCCCCAAGTGCTATTCTGGATTTTTCTGCAAGCATTAGCCCTTTGGGACCACCAAAAAGCGCAATAGCGGCAATTGAGTCCCAATTGGATCATCTCAGGCATTATCCAGACCCGGATTATGGTGAACTCAGACTTGCTCTGAGTCACTTTCATCAACTACCCCCTGAATGGATTTTGCCGGGGAACGGCTCGGCAGAATTACTTTCTCTGGCAGGTCGGGATTTAGCACAGTTAGCTGCAACAGCTTTGATAACTCCAGCCTTTGGCGATTATTACAGGGCGCTGGCTGCATACCACGCTAAGGTATTGGAGTTTTCTTTGTTAGTTTTTCGGACTTTGTCATTAATTTTTGACAAAGTTGAAAACACAAAGGATAAGGGACTATTGCTGAATAACCCCCATAACCCAACGGGGGTGTTATTTTCACGAGAAGCCATTTTGCCGTACCTAGAGAAATTCGCTTTGGTGGTAGTAGATGAAGCCTTTATGGATTTTCTGCCCCCAGGACAGGAACAAAGTTTGATAGAAGTTGTGCAGGAATATCCAAACTTAGTGATTTTGCGATCGCTGACCAAGTTCTACAGTTTGCCTGGTTTGCGACTAGGATATGCGATCGCCCATCCTGAGCGTTTGCGGCGCTGGCAGTCCTGGCGCGACCCCTGGCCCGTAAATACCCTAGCAGCAGCGGCAGCAGTCGCTGTGGTCCAGGATAAGGAGTTTCAGGAGCAGACTTGGGCATGGCTCCCACCAGCACGAAACCAACTCTTCGCTGGTTTAGCTTCAATGCCCGGATTACAACCTCTAGAAAGTGCTGCTAATTTTTTACTCGTTGAATCACAGCAATCGAGTTCGCAATTGCAGCAAAATTTACTACAGCATCACCAAATTTTCATTCGTGATTGTCTGAGTTTTCCTGAACTTGGCGACAGATATTTCCGGGTAGCTGTACGCTCTTGGTCAGATAACCAGCGCTTACTAGAAGCACTGTCATTAGTCATTAATCATTAG
- the ftsY gene encoding signal recognition particle-docking protein FtsY encodes MVFNWFRRQHNEPSATPSQQKQEQTPAAKQPEPQSAETSTAETAPEVATDLLAYAKAAYKNIQQRQQTEPAETPVTEVTADVVPPAQTETARPQPVEEIQSSEEADVTATETTPEEPEGTEELSTAPAVAEIAEEPDAESVTTESVALPEATEPPTRQEVTQPTAPTTLSFLERAAAERQAKQERLIATAIEVTKPEVVQPRAQTTTAQGTEEITGFDFDEGFLWSTEVLAAQGRRPEDISFEEISWLKKLRQGLDKTRRNIVNQLKSIVGQGPLNQAAVTEIEALLLQADVGVEATDYIITTLQNKLRQEVLPAEEAIAYLKKILRDMLDAPVKKSHKPIFVPEKETLNVWLITGVNGAGKTTTIGKIAHLAQKSGYKCLIGAADTFRAAAVEQVKIWGQRSGVQVIFNPAKNADPAAVVFDAISAATARETELLLVDTAGRLQNKKNLMDELSKIRRIIDKKAPNAKIESLLVLDATLGQNGLRQAEIFSQAAQLSGVVLTKLDSTAKGGVALAVVQQLGLPIRFIGAGEGIEDLRPFSSYEFVEALLNG; translated from the coding sequence ATGGTCTTCAATTGGTTCCGCCGTCAACATAACGAGCCTTCTGCTACTCCCTCGCAACAGAAACAGGAACAAACCCCTGCTGCAAAACAACCTGAACCCCAAAGCGCCGAAACGTCAACAGCAGAAACTGCACCCGAAGTAGCCACGGATCTGCTGGCTTACGCCAAAGCAGCATACAAGAATATTCAGCAAAGGCAACAAACCGAACCAGCAGAAACTCCTGTAACTGAGGTCACAGCCGACGTAGTACCACCAGCACAAACAGAAACGGCACGACCACAACCAGTAGAAGAAATACAGTCCTCAGAAGAAGCTGATGTGACTGCGACTGAAACCACGCCAGAAGAACCAGAAGGTACAGAGGAACTCAGCACAGCGCCAGCGGTAGCAGAAATTGCCGAAGAACCAGATGCTGAAAGTGTGACAACAGAAAGTGTCGCTTTACCAGAAGCCACCGAACCACCGACAAGACAAGAAGTCACTCAGCCAACAGCACCCACAACTTTATCATTTTTAGAAAGGGCAGCGGCAGAACGACAAGCAAAGCAGGAAAGATTGATAGCCACCGCCATTGAAGTGACAAAACCAGAGGTGGTACAGCCAAGAGCCCAAACAACTACTGCACAAGGTACAGAAGAAATCACTGGATTTGATTTTGATGAAGGGTTCTTGTGGTCAACAGAAGTTCTTGCTGCACAAGGTAGACGTCCTGAAGATATTTCTTTTGAAGAAATCAGTTGGTTGAAAAAGCTGCGCCAAGGCTTAGACAAAACTCGTCGTAACATCGTTAATCAACTCAAGTCAATTGTTGGGCAGGGACCACTCAACCAAGCAGCAGTGACGGAGATTGAGGCATTGCTTTTGCAAGCTGATGTTGGTGTCGAAGCAACAGATTACATCATCACTACTTTACAGAACAAGCTTCGTCAAGAAGTTCTGCCAGCAGAGGAGGCGATCGCCTACCTCAAAAAAATCTTGCGAGATATGCTGGATGCACCAGTGAAAAAATCTCACAAGCCAATCTTTGTCCCAGAAAAAGAAACTCTCAATGTTTGGTTAATCACTGGGGTTAATGGCGCTGGTAAAACGACCACCATCGGTAAAATTGCCCACCTTGCCCAGAAATCCGGCTATAAATGCTTGATTGGTGCAGCAGATACCTTCCGGGCCGCAGCCGTAGAACAGGTCAAGATTTGGGGACAAAGAAGTGGTGTGCAAGTCATTTTCAATCCTGCTAAAAATGCAGATCCCGCAGCAGTTGTGTTTGACGCCATCTCTGCTGCTACAGCACGAGAAACAGAATTACTTTTGGTGGATACCGCAGGACGACTACAAAATAAGAAAAATTTGATGGACGAACTCAGTAAAATCCGCCGCATCATTGATAAAAAAGCCCCCAATGCTAAAATAGAGTCCCTTTTGGTTTTAGATGCAACTCTAGGTCAAAATGGATTACGCCAAGCTGAAATCTTTTCTCAAGCGGCACAACTGAGTGGTGTTGTTTTGACTAAGCTTGATAGCACTGCCAAAGGAGGGGTTGCTCTTGCCGTTGTGCAGCAGTTAGGCTTACCTATTCGCTTTATCGGTGCTGGAGAAGGAATTGAAGACTTGCGTCCTTTTTCTAGCTACGAGTTTGTGGAAGCACTTTTGAATGGTTAG
- a CDS encoding DUF6875 domain-containing protein has product MQLYTPTDINQLQQDLPYLIKSMQWVENFVGKAHPDLGRLGPVCPFVPHSIRANVMSLTVIRAKNVAPEQFFENVLRCRDIFLEQEPRQGVAALRKTLLIIVPDIDIEEAPKIIDENHKKLKRFFVESGLMIGEFHKLNQVPGAHNPNFRPFQSSVPMFVIRYMVESDILFLQDEDPRLRIKYLQAYLQNIESGYSQQFNQKIKDENKLKTARQLLELAQEQLQEEKFMNLEIAHS; this is encoded by the coding sequence ATGCAACTCTACACACCTACTGATATTAATCAGCTTCAACAAGACCTTCCCTACTTAATTAAAAGCATGCAGTGGGTTGAAAATTTTGTTGGAAAAGCTCACCCTGATTTAGGTAGACTCGGTCCTGTTTGCCCTTTTGTGCCTCACTCAATTAGAGCAAACGTTATGTCCCTGACAGTTATACGTGCTAAAAATGTGGCTCCTGAGCAATTTTTTGAGAATGTTCTACGCTGTCGAGATATCTTCCTTGAGCAAGAACCACGACAGGGGGTAGCTGCTTTAAGGAAAACACTGTTAATCATTGTGCCTGATATCGATATAGAAGAAGCTCCTAAAATAATTGACGAGAATCACAAAAAACTTAAGCGTTTTTTTGTTGAGTCAGGACTGATGATAGGGGAATTTCATAAGCTCAACCAAGTGCCTGGTGCACACAACCCAAACTTCCGCCCATTTCAAAGCTCCGTTCCCATGTTTGTTATTCGCTATATGGTTGAATCGGATATTCTGTTTCTTCAAGATGAAGATCCGCGCTTGCGTATTAAATATCTCCAAGCTTATTTACAAAATATTGAATCGGGTTATTCACAGCAGTTTAACCAGAAAATCAAAGATGAAAACAAGTTAAAGACTGCTCGTCAACTATTGGAGTTAGCACAAGAGCAACTGCAAGAAGAAAAGTTTATGAATTTAGAAATTGCTCATTCATAA
- a CDS encoding LysE family translocator yields MNYMQINMMQFLGDWLTIFTAGCLVIMSPRPNFVLTLRNSLAHSRQAGIYTALGVTAGDLIHVICWLIGSGNQTSIFVNFRLV; encoded by the coding sequence ATGAACTATATGCAAATCAATATGATGCAATTTTTAGGCGATTGGTTGACTATCTTTACAGCTGGGTGTTTAGTGATTATGAGTCCTAGACCAAACTTTGTCTTAACACTCCGCAATAGCCTAGCTCATTCCAGACAAGCCGGAATCTACACAGCGTTGGGAGTAACTGCTGGCGACCTCATTCATGTCATCTGCTGGTTAATCGGTAGCGGCAATCAAACGTCGATTTTTGTCAATTTCAGATTGGTTTGA
- a CDS encoding GAF domain-containing SpoIIE family protein phosphatase — MVTVPQPPSQPTDSNSRTPITEVTPVVALKELVARLHREQKKIQDLLSSLGFALRSFNNLNQFLELIPLMATRVTDADGSALFVYKPNGQVRLEQLHWQDSHQRKNIRKALETATSQILCIPNNTQPLAIMSGILDDYMHRSLGPGIQVFGTAILVKHTERGWLYVLSRDPEYTWTETRQKLVRLVADQTAVAIENDELAVELRKKERLDQELEIGAEIQRRLLPRQCPTIPGVAIAARCKPANRVGGDYYDFIPTKHNQIQLNNKESLDADGRWGLVIGDVMGKGVPAGLIMTMMRGMLRGEVLHGHSPQRILQNLNQVMYADLENSHRFITLFYSEYNPQSRILSYSNAAHNPPLWWHATTRTITRLDTFGMLIGLDANSQYEDAQVELEFGDIILYYTDGLTDAAAASGDRYDEENLITIFNYACRICNGPQEILDYLFDQVQQFIGADKQNTDDMTLVVLQINS, encoded by the coding sequence ATGGTAACTGTGCCTCAACCACCGTCTCAACCTACTGATAGTAACAGTCGTACCCCGATAACGGAGGTCACACCAGTTGTGGCACTCAAAGAACTCGTGGCACGGTTACACCGAGAACAAAAAAAAATTCAAGATTTACTCAGTTCTTTGGGATTTGCTCTACGAAGCTTCAATAATTTGAATCAGTTCTTGGAACTGATTCCGTTGATGGCAACAAGAGTCACTGATGCAGATGGTAGCGCCTTATTTGTATACAAACCGAATGGTCAAGTCAGATTAGAGCAGTTACATTGGCAAGATAGTCACCAGCGTAAGAATATCCGCAAGGCACTAGAAACAGCAACCAGTCAAATCCTATGTATACCCAACAATACCCAGCCTTTAGCAATAATGTCGGGTATTTTGGATGATTATATGCACCGTAGCTTAGGACCAGGTATACAAGTTTTTGGTACAGCTATTCTGGTTAAGCATACAGAACGGGGATGGCTCTATGTCTTAAGCCGCGATCCAGAATATACTTGGACAGAAACCAGACAAAAGTTAGTTCGCCTAGTGGCAGATCAAACCGCAGTCGCAATAGAAAATGATGAACTTGCTGTGGAACTCAGGAAAAAAGAACGCCTAGATCAAGAACTAGAAATTGGTGCAGAAATTCAAAGGCGGCTTCTGCCACGTCAGTGCCCTACAATTCCAGGTGTTGCTATTGCCGCACGGTGTAAACCTGCTAATCGTGTTGGCGGAGACTATTACGACTTTATCCCCACAAAACACAACCAAATTCAACTAAATAACAAAGAGAGTTTAGATGCAGATGGTCGTTGGGGTTTGGTGATTGGTGATGTGATGGGCAAAGGAGTTCCAGCCGGACTGATTATGACCATGATGCGGGGAATGCTGCGGGGAGAAGTGCTACACGGTCATTCTCCTCAACGAATTCTGCAAAACTTGAATCAAGTCATGTACGCGGATTTGGAAAATTCTCACCGATTTATCACTCTATTTTACTCAGAATATAACCCTCAAAGCCGGATTTTGTCCTACAGCAATGCAGCGCACAATCCTCCTCTATGGTGGCATGCAACAACCAGAACAATCACGCGTCTAGATACTTTTGGAATGCTGATTGGTTTAGATGCCAATAGCCAGTACGAAGATGCCCAAGTAGAATTAGAGTTTGGAGATATCATTCTTTACTACACAGATGGCTTGACTGATGCAGCAGCAGCAAGTGGCGATCGCTATGATGAAGAAAACCTGATTACGATATTTAACTACGCTTGTAGAATTTGTAATGGACCCCAGGAAATACTAGATTACCTGTTTGACCAAGTGCAACAATTCATCGGTGCCGATAAGCAAAACACCGATGATATGACATTAGTTGTGCTGCAAATTAATAGTTAG
- a CDS encoding dihydrolipoyl dehydrogenase family protein, which yields MTIDYDVVIIGGSLAGRYAALTASQLRAKVALVEPITNGAFTKVNAPLEFIYHHALNHTSNLSKQIGDAALFGFHTSCASTLEKCKISVDTPQTMLYAHSIVSNLQEQNSLAVLAAQGVDVIVGNGQFQSSPHLSFAVDTRLLHARTYLLATGSSPAIPEIEGLQKTGFLTIPQVWQSLSSSTSPKQWVILGGVPQSIELAQTLARFGYDVTLIIEHPNLVPNIDSEMAQLLCSLLEAEGVRVFIKTSITHVRRIEDKKWLQVGDKAIETDEIVVATAQQPNIQSLNLAAVDVKWNQRRLLVNEKLQTTNPRIWACGDVIGGFELANIANYEARIALQNALFFPRLKVNYRHIPWAVFTNPMFAQVGLTEAQAKHQYSPDEVMVLQQFFKTLFAAQIQDETTGLCKLIVLRNGEILGASILGAQATELINVIAMAIAQTRKVNSLADLAPLCPSFSEIFEQIIQTWKQQKLNGNIAWQDCLESFFQFRRNWNF from the coding sequence GTGACTATTGACTACGATGTAGTGATTATTGGCGGCAGTTTAGCGGGACGCTACGCTGCCCTTACTGCTTCTCAACTAAGAGCCAAGGTTGCCTTGGTAGAACCAATAACAAACGGTGCATTTACCAAAGTTAACGCACCATTAGAGTTTATTTATCACCATGCTCTAAACCACACCAGTAACCTTAGCAAGCAAATAGGTGACGCAGCACTATTTGGGTTTCATACCTCGTGTGCTAGTACTCTAGAAAAATGCAAAATTTCTGTAGATACGCCTCAGACAATGCTGTATGCTCATAGCATTGTTTCCAATCTCCAAGAGCAGAATTCACTTGCCGTTCTGGCTGCCCAAGGCGTGGATGTTATCGTAGGTAATGGTCAATTTCAATCGTCGCCCCATCTTTCATTTGCCGTTGATACTCGCTTACTACACGCACGCACTTATTTACTTGCAACGGGTTCAAGCCCAGCAATTCCAGAAATTGAAGGATTGCAAAAAACTGGTTTTCTGACAATACCTCAAGTTTGGCAATCTCTGAGCAGTTCTACATCGCCTAAACAGTGGGTCATTCTTGGTGGTGTTCCCCAAAGCATCGAACTCGCTCAAACTTTGGCGCGATTTGGTTACGATGTGACGCTGATTATCGAACATCCCAATCTTGTTCCTAATATTGACTCAGAAATGGCTCAATTGCTTTGTAGTTTGTTAGAAGCAGAAGGTGTACGCGTCTTTATTAAAACGTCAATCACTCACGTGAGAAGAATTGAGGATAAAAAATGGCTTCAAGTGGGAGATAAGGCAATTGAAACTGATGAAATCGTAGTAGCAACTGCACAACAGCCAAATATACAATCCTTAAATTTAGCTGCGGTAGATGTGAAATGGAATCAGCGTCGTTTACTGGTGAATGAAAAACTACAAACGACAAATCCGCGTATCTGGGCTTGTGGTGATGTTATTGGTGGCTTTGAACTCGCCAATATAGCTAATTACGAAGCAAGAATAGCTCTGCAAAATGCGCTCTTTTTCCCGAGGTTGAAAGTTAATTATCGGCATATTCCTTGGGCAGTCTTTACTAACCCGATGTTTGCACAAGTCGGTTTAACAGAGGCGCAAGCTAAACACCAATACAGTCCTGATGAAGTTATGGTTTTACAACAGTTTTTTAAAACACTCTTTGCTGCCCAAATCCAAGACGAAACCACGGGTCTCTGTAAACTCATTGTCTTACGTAATGGTGAAATTTTAGGAGCTTCGATTTTAGGTGCACAAGCAACAGAGTTAATTAATGTTATTGCAATGGCGATCGCCCAAACAAGAAAAGTCAATAGTCTAGCTGATTTAGCTCCTCTGTGTCCCAGTTTCTCAGAGATTTTTGAGCAAATTATACAGACGTGGAAACAGCAAAAATTAAATGGCAACATTGCTTGGCAAGACTGTCTGGAAAGCTTTTTTCAATTCCGACGGAATTGGAATTTCTAA
- the nusB gene encoding transcription antitermination factor NusB translates to MQERKPRQISRELALLSLSQLPINPKKLDKIPPEQLVSKLVLAAVRTLRSEVQDTLDNAAGELQRSNDRLLSSQTRASDLNTARTMLKEAVVYTQTAINKLAATIEFPELIQLANQDKEVREYAKEIIIAVSENRNTIDEEISTALVDWQVTRLAHIDRDILRIAVAEMKYLQVPDSIAINEAVELTKRYSEEESHRFINGVLRRVTEQKKVPTSP, encoded by the coding sequence ATGCAAGAGCGTAAACCTCGTCAAATTTCTCGTGAATTGGCTCTTTTAAGCCTCAGCCAACTGCCAATCAACCCAAAGAAATTAGACAAGATACCACCAGAACAACTGGTATCAAAGTTAGTCCTAGCAGCAGTACGTACGCTGCGATCCGAAGTCCAAGATACTCTAGACAATGCTGCAGGCGAACTGCAACGCAGTAATGATCGGCTTCTGAGTAGCCAAACACGCGCCAGTGACCTAAATACTGCTAGAACAATGCTCAAAGAAGCTGTTGTATACACGCAAACAGCCATCAACAAGTTAGCTGCGACTATCGAATTTCCTGAACTCATTCAACTGGCTAATCAAGATAAAGAAGTCCGCGAGTACGCTAAAGAGATTATCATTGCTGTCAGTGAAAACCGAAACACCATAGACGAGGAAATTTCCACTGCTTTAGTAGATTGGCAAGTAACTCGCCTTGCCCACATTGACCGAGATATACTCCGAATCGCTGTAGCAGAAATGAAGTATCTTCAAGTTCCCGACAGTATCGCAATTAACGAAGCTGTAGAGCTTACTAAACGATACAGTGAAGAAGAGAGCCATCGATTTATTAATGGTGTTCTGCGCCGAGTAACTGAGCAAAAAAAGGTACCAACGAGTCCGTAG